The window CCTCGGTCTCGAACCCGGTGTCGTAGCCCTCGATGAACAGGGTCCCGAGACCACGCACGCCGAGGATGGCGGCCGCGGTCGCGAGCGTCACGCACAGGACGGCGGCGGTCCGGAGCGCGGCGACGATCGCCGGCAGGGCGACCGGCAGTTCGACCTTCGTCGTCCGCGCGAAGCCGGACATCCCCATCGAGTCGGCCGCGAGCCGGACGTGGGCAGGGACGGCGACGACCGCCTCCGCGACCGCGCGGGTGAGCAGCCCGAGGACGAGCAGCGAGAGACCGACGACGACGTTGATCCGGTCGTTGAGCTTCGTGTCGAGCAGCGACGGGAACACGATGAAGAACGTCAGCGCCGGGATCGCCTGCAGGAACGTGCACAACGCGAGGATCGGGAACCTGGACCTGCGCGAGTACGCCACGAGGACGCCCAGCGGCAGCGCGAGCACCAGA is drawn from Sporichthya brevicatena and contains these coding sequences:
- a CDS encoding ABC transporter permease; translated protein: MNWAWENRSYIGDLIGEHAILAFVPLLIGLVLALPLGVLVAYSRRSRFPILALCTFLQAIPALTFFIVFPSLLDTKLNDRINVVVGLSLLVLGLLTRAVAEAVVAVPAHVRLAADSMGMSGFARTTKVELPVALPAIVAALRTAAVLCVTLATAAAILGVRGLGTLFIEGYDTGFETEVLVGIALVGLIAFGADVALVRAARFLAPWSKLVTIR